One Natator depressus isolate rNatDep1 chromosome 5, rNatDep2.hap1, whole genome shotgun sequence DNA segment encodes these proteins:
- the LOC141987907 gene encoding perilipin-3-like, giving the protein MIWFTFSFFSVVSDIIMSIDEKKTNAVFLETDQEHQSVVSRVTNLPLVSSTYDKVSTTYTAAKEDHSLIKSVCGVAEMGAKTIATAAVGGVQPILTTLEPQIAAVNKYASKGLDKLEEKLPILQQPADKVISDTKELVSSTVTGTKDAVVSAVTEAKDVVTGMMGKTKETMQCSMDATRSVMTSSMSAVMESSTGQKVVSSIDTLLGKSEELVDFYLPVTDEELVKLATSLEGFEVASAEQQRQPKSYYVRLGSLSTKLRQRAYQHSLGKVKQVGQSTKEALFQLQQTIDLIDSAKEAVGQKLHDGQEKLNQMWQEWSRRELRATEDTDSAQPELIETRTLDVSRSIIHHLQAICLTLVSSIQGLPANMQDRVQQILSGLEDLHTSFSTAASFQDLSSSILSQSRERVTKARESLDELLEYMVHNIPLTWIVGPFAPSGDSAVDDKVEKD; this is encoded by the exons ATGATATGGTTCACCTTTTCATTCTTTTCAGTGGTATCTGATATCATCATGTCTATAGacgaaaagaaaacaaatgctgtTTTCCTCGAGACTGATCAGGAGCATCAG AGTGTGGTGAGTAGGGTGACCAATCTGCCACTGGTCAGCTCTACCTATGACAAGGTTTCTACTACTTACACTGCTGCTAAAGAAGACCATTCACTCATCAAGTCAGTCTGTGGTGTTGCAGAGATGGGAGCAAAGACAATTGCTACTGCTGCAGTTGGTGGTGTACAACCAATTCTGACCACACTTGAACCTCAGA TTGCAGCAGTAAACAAATATGCCTCCAAAGGACTGGACAAGCTGGAGGAGAAACTGCCAATTCTTCAACAGCCAGCTGATAAG GTGATCTCAGACACCAAGGAGCTAGTATCTTCCACAGTAACAGGCACCAAGGATGCAGTTGTCAGTGCTGTCACAGAAGCAAAGGATGTGGTAACTGGAATGATGGGCAAAACAAAAGAGACTATGCAGTGTAGTATGGATGCCACCAGATCTGTAATGACTAGCAGCATGAGTGCTGTCATGGAATCAAGCACGGGGCAGAAGGTTGTGAGCAGCATTGACACATTGCTGGGGAAATCGGAGGAACTGGTGGACTTCTACCTCCCAGTGACAGATGAAGAATTAG TTAAACTTGCAACATCTCTGGAGGGGTTTGAAGTGGCCtctgcagagcagcagagacagccgAAGAGTTACTATGTGCGTTTGGGTTCCCTTTCAACCAAACTCCGCCAACGAGCTTACCAGCACTCCCTGGGCAAGGTGAAACAAGTTGGACAAAGCACAAAGGAGGCCCTCTTTCAGCTTCAGCAAACCATTGATCTG ATTGACTCTGCTAAAGAGGCTGTGGGTCAGAAGCTTCATGATGGCCAGGAGAAGCTGAATCAAATGTGGCAGGAGTGGAGCAGAAGGGAGCTCAGAGCAACTGAGGACACAGATTCTGCACAGCCAGAG CTGATTGAGACTCGGACACTGGATGTGTCCCGTAGCATCATCCATCACTTGCAGGCCATCTGTCTCACCCTAGTATCCAGCATCCAGGGCCTCCCAGCCAATATGCAGGACCGGGTCCAGCAGATCCTAAGTGGCCTAGAAGATCTCCATACTTCCTTCTCTACTGCTGCTTCCTTCCAGGATCTCTCCAGCAGTATCCTCTCCCAGAGCCGAGAGAGGGTGACCAAAGCACGGGAGTCTCTGGATGAGCTGCTGGAGTATATGGTGCACAACATTCCCCTCACATGGATTGTAGGACCCTTTGCTCCATCTGGAGACTCTGCAGTGGATGACAAAGTGGAGAAGGACTAG